In Halothermothrix orenii H 168, the sequence TCCAAATTACTGGTCAGAGTTACTGAGAATCTTAAGAAAGTTTTTGAAACAAAGAATGATGTTCTAATATTTCCTGCCTCAGGAACCGGGGGTTTGGAAATAGCTGTTGTAAACATCCTCTCCCCTGGTGATAAGATTTTATCTGTAAATAATGGGGTTTTTGGTCACAGATTCAGGAATATTGCAAAAACCTTTGGTGCTGAAATAATAGATTTGTCATACCCATGGGGACAGCCCTGCAACTTTGTCGAATTTGAACAAACATTAAAAAAACACCCTGATATAAAGGCTGTACTTTTTACCCATAATGAAACCTCAACCTGTGTTCAAAACAACTTAGAAAAAGCAGGTCAAATTGTTAAAAATCATAATGCCGTATTACTTGTTGATGCTGTTAGTTCTCTGGGGGGACTACCAGTTAAATGTGATGACTGGAACCTTGATATTGTTGTTACCTCTTCCCAGAAGGCATTAATGACACCACCAGGTCTGGCTATACTTTCTGTAAGCCCGAAAGCCTGGAAACAAATCAGGTCTTCTTCCTTTCCCGTATTTTACTGGGACCTTAAAAAAGCCAAAAAATATTATGATGAACGTCAGCAAACTCCATATACACCACCGGTTAGCTTACTTTATGCCCTTGATATGGCCCTGAAACGTATTCTCCGTGAAGGCCTTGATAAAGTTTATAAACGTCATAAATTACTAACAAAAGCCCTTAGAAAAGGTATGGTCAAACTTGGTTTTAAACCCTTTGTCCCCTGGGAAATTGCTTCATATACTGTTTCTGCTTTTTATCAACCAGAATTTGTTGGTTATTCTCTATTTAAAGAACATTTATATAAAAAATATAAAATCCACTTTGCCAATGGTCAGGGGAATTTAAAAAGTAAAATATTTAGAATAGGTCATATGGGTTATGTTTCCAGTAATGATATTTTAAAAACCATTGAGATTTTCGGTAAAGGTTTAAAAGATTTTAATATTAATACTGATTTAGATGTCGCATTATCAGACTGTAAAGAAGTTTTGAGAGGAGTTGAGGAGTATGTATAAAGTACTGGTAAGTGATAATATATCTCCCAAGGGAATAGAAATTCTTGAACAGGAAGCAGATGTTACCTTTAATCCCGATCTTTCGCGGGAAGAATTCCTTGATATAATTGGTGAATATGATGGATTAATAGTTAGAAGTATGACTGAAGTTGATAAAGAGGCCCTGGATAAGGCCAGAAACTTAAAGGTAATCGGAAGAGCAGGTACGGGTTATGACAACATTGATATTGAAGAAGCGAGCAAAAGAGGAATAATAGTTTTCAATACCCCAACCGGAAATACTATTTCTGCAGTGGAACACACTATCGGAATGATGCTGGCCTTATCAAGGAACATACCACAGGCAAATCAAGCCCTTCATGAGGGGATCTGGGACAGAAAAAAATACATGGGGGTTGAAGTTAAAGGAAAAACCCTCGGAATTATTGGACTGGGAAGGATCGGTAGTCGGGTTGCTGTTCGAGCCCAGGCCTTTGGTATGAAGGTTATTGCCAATGACCCTTATCTACCACCAGAGAAAGCAGCTAAAATAAATGTACCCCTGCTCGGATTTAAGGAAGTATTAAAAAAATCTGATTATATAACACTCCATACCCCACTAACTGATGAAACATACCATATATTAAGCCATAAAGAATTTGCCATTATGAAAGATAATGTAAGAATTATAAATTGTGCCCGGGGTAAAAACGTAGATACACAAGCCCTGGCAAAGGCCCTTGCAGAACACAAGGTAGCCGGGGCTGCTATCGATGTTCATGAAGTAGAACCATTACCTGAAGATAATCCTTTACTGAAATATCAAGACAGGGTTATTATGACCTGCCACCTTGGTGGTACAACTACAGAAGCCATGGATAATGTCTCTATAGCAGCTGCCGAACAGGTTCTTGATGTCCTGAATAATGGTCTACCTGAATCCCCGCTAAATATTCCTTCTATAAACATTCAGGAATACAATAAAGCCAAACCCTATTTGAATCTTGTAAATAAACTGGGAAACTTTATAGCAAAATGGAAAGGACATGAACGCATTGAGATGATTGAAGCTGAATATGGTGGAGAAGTTATTGGTCATGACCTGAAACCATTTACAACAAGTCTTATTAAAGATATCCTTGATCCTATCCTGGATAGCCGTGTTAACCTGGTAAATGCTCAGCTGGTTGCTAAAGAACGTGGTATAGAAATTAAAGAAAGCCAGATTAGCAAACCGGACGGGGTTAATAACATAATAAGGGTCAGGGTAAAAACAAATAAGGGTAATTATAGTGTGGCTGGAACTAATTTGCCCATTGGGTTAAGGATTATAGAAATTAATGATTTTCGGATTGACCTTAACCTTGAGGGTAAATTCCTGGTTATCTCCTACCAGGATAAACCGGGGGTAATTGGTAAGGTAGGTAGCATTTTAGGTCAGGATAATGTGAACATTGCCAGTATGCAGGTTGGAAGAAAATCATATGGTGGGCAGGCCATAATGATAATACAGACCGATAATAAACCTTCAAAAGCAACTATGGAAAAAATAAATAAAAATATAGAGTTAACAGATTTAACATATCTGGAAATATAACTACAATATTAAATTATGACAGTTATTTTTAAGTATTTAAATTTTTCTAAAAATAACATGTAAAAAGATTTTGTTACCTTAAATTAGCTGATAATTATAAAATATGTTCTTAACAACTAAAAAAATATGTGTGATAACCAATATACCATCCAAAAACTAAAAAAACAAAATGGAATTAAATTATTTAAAAACAAATCTGTTGACCAGGTCACCGGATTTAGTAAATTCATACAGAGCCTTGAAATATTTTCCCTGTTCATAATAGGTTAATCCCAGGAGCAGGTGAGAGTATTTGTTACTTTTCATCTTGATAGCCTTTTTCAAAATATCTTCAGCCTGATCATAAAAATCAAGTTCCAGTAAAGTAGCTGCCAGGTAATTTTTCATCCAGACATTGTCTGGATCAAGTTTTACTATCCTTTCAAAATATGTTTTAGCCTTTTTATGGTTATTGTTTATTGAAGCGCTGAAGGCAGCATAATTAAGGAGCATTAAATTATTACGGTTCTCTTTATGGCCTAACCTTTCCAGGTAAGGTTTTATCTCTTTATTAAACTGTTGTGTCGAAATCCTGTTAGAAATACCCTGAATATAGTTATATGACTTCTCGATTTCTCCCAGGTTGGCCATGGCTATAGCCAGGCGGAAACTATAAAGTATGTTATCCGGGTCCTGTTTAAGGATTAAATTAGCCTGATTTTTAACAGAATTCCAGTCAATTTTAGAAGAAGTGTTTGCCGTAACTATATTAAAACCAGTTGTCAATGTTAATATATTAATTACAGTAAAATAAATTATAAAAATGAGTATTAATCTCCTGTTCTTTATTCTGGTATTAATCTCATTTCCCCCCTATACTAATAAAACATTTATATTTTACCATTATAATTTGAATTCAATGTTTTTACTCTGTAACACAATTATATCATGGTTACCATGTAATTGTATGATCAGTTAAGAAAAGGTGAAATATAAAAATAATTGAGGTATATTATAAAATTCTCGAAAATTATCTTAATTTCCTGCCTGATAAATACCCGATTTTCCTTAATCAGGGTGTTTTTCTAGATTAAAAACATTATAAAAACCGTTTTAAAATTTAAAAAACCTGTCCCCTCTGTGTCAGTTAACAGAGAATCTGTAAAATTACAGATAAAGGGACAGGTCTTTATTTTACTTAAAGTTTTATTTAAATTTTATATCACTATTTTTAAGTCTTTCTAAAGCTTCTTTTATACGCTCTTCTGTTACTGTTAATGCAATTCTGACATACCCTTCACCGAATTCCCCGTAACCATTACCGGGTGTAAAGAATATCCCGGTTTTTTCAAAAACATGTGTGGAGAATTCAGTGGAATTATAGCCTTCAGGTACTTTAGCCCAGATATAGAAGGTGGCTTTATTTACAGGGACTTCCCAGCCCAGTTCACGCAGGCCTTCTACCAGTAAGTCTCTCCTTTTAGAATATAATTCTGTCATTTTTTCAATATTATCTTCAGGGCCTGTCAGGGCTTCAATTCCAGCATACTGAATAGCTTCAAATATACCGGAATCAATGTTTGTTTTGATTCTTCCTAAAGATTCTATCACATCAGAACGACCAACTGCCCAGCCTACTCTCCAGCCGGTCATATTAAAGGGTTTGGAAAGAGAATTAAATTCGATGCCAACCTTTTTTGCTCCTTCAAACTGCATAAAACTGGGAGGATTATATCCATCAAGGCCAATTTCACTATAGGCGGCATCATGGGCAATTATTATATCATATTTATCGGCAAAATCAATCAATTCTTCATAAAACTCCTCAGGAGCAATTGCCCCGGTCGGATTGTTGGGATAGTTTATAAAAAAGAGTTTAGCTTTTCTGGCGATATCTTCATCGATTGCTTTAAGGTCAGGTAGGAAATTATTTTCTTCAACTAATGGAACCTGAACCGGTTTTCCTCCTGCCAGCAAAACTGAAGTCTTATAGACAGGATACCCGGGATCAGGTACAAGGGCTATATCACCGGGGTTTATATAACAAAAAGGAAGATGGGCTATCCCCTCTTTAGAACCAATTAAAGAAACAACCTCTTTATCAGGATCTAACTCCCTACCATAGTTATTTTTATACCAGTCAGCAACTGTTTTACGGTATTCATACATCCCTTCATAAGAGGGGTAACTGTGAGTAGAAGGGTCTTTAACAGCCTCTATCATTTTATTTATTATATTATCAGGTGTTGGTTGATCCGGATCTCCAATTCCGAAACTGATTACATCTACTCCCTCTTTTTTTGCTCTGGCAATCATTTTATCAATTTCTGCGAATAAATATGGCGGCAGGTTTTTAATTCTATCAGCATTTTCCATTGCTTATCCCTCCTGTATTACGATTTTTCCTGTGTAAACACTCTCTGCAGGACCTGTCATAAATACATCCTGTTCCTGCCATTCAATATTAAGGTCTCCCCCGGGCAAGTGTACAGTCACCATGTTTTTGAGGAGACCATTTTTAATACCAGCTACTACTGAGGCACAGGCTCCAGTACCACAGGCCAGGGTTATTCCACTACCCCTTTCCCAGACCCTCATAATAATTTCATCTTCGGATTGAATCTGAATAAACTCTACATTGGTTTTTTGAGGAAACAGCGGATTGTGTTCTATTTCCTGACCCCAGGTTGAAACCGGTATCTGGTTTACATCTTCTACAAATATAATAGTATGGGGGTTACCCATCGAAACACAATTAATGTTTAACTTCTTATTTCCTATTTTTAATGGGAAATTTTTAACATAATCAAGCTCATCTTCTATATTAACAGGAATTTCTTCTGATTTAAAATGAGGCCTTCCCATATTTACTTTTATTAGACTCTTATCACCATTATAAGATACTATCTCAGGAGTTATAATACCGGCCAGGGTTTCAATTTTAAGTACATCCCTGGTAGTCAAATTATTTTCCCGGAGATAGTGGGCAAAACATCGAATGCCATTTCCACACATTTCAGCCTCACTACCGTCAGCATTGAAGATCCTCATTCTAAAGTCATGTTCAACACTCTCCGG encodes:
- a CDS encoding pyridoxal-phosphate-dependent aminotransferase family protein; the encoded protein is MNEQIRLPGPTPVPPEGLTAQSRQIIGHREDDFSKLLVRVTENLKKVFETKNDVLIFPASGTGGLEIAVVNILSPGDKILSVNNGVFGHRFRNIAKTFGAEIIDLSYPWGQPCNFVEFEQTLKKHPDIKAVLFTHNETSTCVQNNLEKAGQIVKNHNAVLLVDAVSSLGGLPVKCDDWNLDIVVTSSQKALMTPPGLAILSVSPKAWKQIRSSSFPVFYWDLKKAKKYYDERQQTPYTPPVSLLYALDMALKRILREGLDKVYKRHKLLTKALRKGMVKLGFKPFVPWEIASYTVSAFYQPEFVGYSLFKEHLYKKYKIHFANGQGNLKSKIFRIGHMGYVSSNDILKTIEIFGKGLKDFNINTDLDVALSDCKEVLRGVEEYV
- a CDS encoding tetratricopeptide repeat protein, coding for MTTGFNIVTANTSSKIDWNSVKNQANLILKQDPDNILYSFRLAIAMANLGEIEKSYNYIQGISNRISTQQFNKEIKPYLERLGHKENRNNLMLLNYAAFSASINNNHKKAKTYFERIVKLDPDNVWMKNYLAATLLELDFYDQAEDILKKAIKMKSNKYSHLLLGLTYYEQGKYFKALYEFTKSGDLVNRFVFK
- the dapF gene encoding diaminopimelate epimerase, yielding MELSFTKMHGTGNDFIMVNGSNYPDLDFSKLARQLCRRHFSIGADGLIIVLPPESVEHDFRMRIFNADGSEAEMCGNGIRCFAHYLRENNLTTRDVLKIETLAGIITPEIVSYNGDKSLIKVNMGRPHFKSEEIPVNIEDELDYVKNFPLKIGNKKLNINCVSMGNPHTIIFVEDVNQIPVSTWGQEIEHNPLFPQKTNVEFIQIQSEDEIIMRVWERGSGITLACGTGACASVVAGIKNGLLKNMVTVHLPGGDLNIEWQEQDVFMTGPAESVYTGKIVIQEG
- a CDS encoding LL-diaminopimelate aminotransferase, which translates into the protein MENADRIKNLPPYLFAEIDKMIARAKKEGVDVISFGIGDPDQPTPDNIINKMIEAVKDPSTHSYPSYEGMYEYRKTVADWYKNNYGRELDPDKEVVSLIGSKEGIAHLPFCYINPGDIALVPDPGYPVYKTSVLLAGGKPVQVPLVEENNFLPDLKAIDEDIARKAKLFFINYPNNPTGAIAPEEFYEELIDFADKYDIIIAHDAAYSEIGLDGYNPPSFMQFEGAKKVGIEFNSLSKPFNMTGWRVGWAVGRSDVIESLGRIKTNIDSGIFEAIQYAGIEALTGPEDNIEKMTELYSKRRDLLVEGLRELGWEVPVNKATFYIWAKVPEGYNSTEFSTHVFEKTGIFFTPGNGYGEFGEGYVRIALTVTEERIKEALERLKNSDIKFK
- the serA gene encoding phosphoglycerate dehydrogenase; translated protein: MYKVLVSDNISPKGIEILEQEADVTFNPDLSREEFLDIIGEYDGLIVRSMTEVDKEALDKARNLKVIGRAGTGYDNIDIEEASKRGIIVFNTPTGNTISAVEHTIGMMLALSRNIPQANQALHEGIWDRKKYMGVEVKGKTLGIIGLGRIGSRVAVRAQAFGMKVIANDPYLPPEKAAKINVPLLGFKEVLKKSDYITLHTPLTDETYHILSHKEFAIMKDNVRIINCARGKNVDTQALAKALAEHKVAGAAIDVHEVEPLPEDNPLLKYQDRVIMTCHLGGTTTEAMDNVSIAAAEQVLDVLNNGLPESPLNIPSINIQEYNKAKPYLNLVNKLGNFIAKWKGHERIEMIEAEYGGEVIGHDLKPFTTSLIKDILDPILDSRVNLVNAQLVAKERGIEIKESQISKPDGVNNIIRVRVKTNKGNYSVAGTNLPIGLRIIEINDFRIDLNLEGKFLVISYQDKPGVIGKVGSILGQDNVNIASMQVGRKSYGGQAIMIIQTDNKPSKATMEKINKNIELTDLTYLEI